From a single Micromonospora carbonacea genomic region:
- a CDS encoding DUF6230 family protein, translating into MMVPATAVAGAIVFGMANGAIAASFAVSGQTFKVGASKLEGTGFKQYGGFVKEKDGTTHPVAVSEIADAKLYDLCQSVKIPDLPIVLTINAGGGGNPATAKGLLIDMDSLGGDAEFKNIKIGRDATDLNEGATAKSFGQSADSVTITDLEQVARSTSAAIFTLNGLKLKVNVGAAAKECF; encoded by the coding sequence ATGATGGTGCCCGCGACCGCCGTCGCCGGCGCCATCGTCTTCGGCATGGCCAACGGCGCGATCGCGGCGTCGTTCGCCGTCTCCGGCCAGACCTTCAAGGTCGGCGCCTCGAAGCTGGAGGGCACCGGCTTCAAGCAGTACGGCGGGTTCGTCAAGGAGAAGGACGGCACCACGCACCCGGTGGCGGTGTCCGAGATCGCGGACGCCAAGCTCTACGACCTGTGCCAGTCGGTGAAGATCCCCGACCTGCCGATCGTGCTCACCATCAACGCCGGTGGCGGCGGCAACCCGGCCACCGCCAAGGGCCTGCTGATCGACATGGACTCCCTGGGCGGCGACGCCGAGTTCAAGAACATCAAGATCGGCCGGGACGCCACCGACCTCAACGAGGGGGCCACCGCGAAGTCCTTCGGGCAGAGCGCCGACAGCGTGACGATCACCGACCTGGAGCAGGTGGCCCGCTCGACCAGCGCCGCGATCTTCACCCTCAACGGGCTGAAGCTCAAGGTCAACGTGGGTGCCGCCGCCAAGGAGTGCTTCTGA